In one Chitinophaga sancti genomic region, the following are encoded:
- a CDS encoding aminotransferase class III-fold pyridoxal phosphate-dependent enzyme, whose product MKKDEKFAELSPLQKAYLRMEEYKTRLQQLETQGARRMDVAVIGVALRFPQADTPAAYWNNLLAGRDHITTFPAQRSEDISAYMRAAGKPLPTGYREAAFLSRIDEFDHRFFKFKHKEAALMHPLQRLLLQTSWQAMEDAGYLNTPATENTGIYLGVSGDITYGQYLDMIVASDQQRLSSNALTGNNNAITSSRISYFLDLKGPAITIDTACSSSLVAIHQACRALMNGDCEMALAGGGRLYLVPEAGQYEVGFESPTARTKAFDAAADGAGVGEGVAVILLKPLHKAVADGDRIHAIIKGSAVNQDGTSAGITAPNMAAQEAVLKSAWEAANVDPASITFIESHGTGTALGDPIEFQALTDAFGQQAVKNSCALGAVKSNIGHLFEAAGVAGLVKCILALQHQTIPAVINYTSPNPEINLADSPFYINTEAISWNPPASVGVRRCGVSSFGISGTNAHVVLEEYVPTPVAATNGKVKESAYLFTLSADSSEDLQVLANTYVSWLADKSAADLENICFATNTARGHYSWRIAFVTDSITHLTDSLKKAASLKMQAARRFRVEPGVSSLKELAELYLEGGIIDWDALYKNTHAVKIALPPYPLNAVRCWPVFTKVAAVNSAAPAAAQITVSYTRDQVYAALRTMIAKDTDLKPEDIGEDADFMHLGLDSLIIMQLIQGIRKEWKLQLEMAQFYEKLNTLRSLTDYLLENISGVAASVAAPAATVAVPAAQAGAAPTQINYYVPYKEVQKKSDHNLSPQQLQHLQQLSARINKRTAKSKDSTQAYRQVLANNRNVAGFRPELKEITYQIIAESGSGANIVDVDGNRYVDLTMGFGVNLLGYNPEFIHSTLLAEMKNGFPVGPMVDTAGKVATLITEMTGVERVAFYNSGSEAVMVALRLARATTGRSRVVFFKGSYHGTFDGVLALANALDPATSIPLAPGIAENYVSNVTVLDYGTPASLEFIRAHAHELAAVLVEPVQSRKPDIQPRDFLHAVREITAAAGAAMIIDEVITGFRIHQGGAQAWFGVKADLVTYGKIVGGGMPIGVVGGTSRFMDAVDGGMWKFGDASFPDKTTTFVAGTFNQHPLTMRAALSILTYLKQEGPQLQEKLNARTAQLANRLNEYLTGKRIPVSVVHFGSLFRFVLKGNWELFFQHLLANGVYVWEGRNCFLSTAHTDEHIEYIYKAVIRSLTEMIEGGWVSVEQPAAATQLVPFTEEQEQLYALSAADLQASSAFNENQVADLRGPLNKKALREAINIVVNRHQALRTISLSEKGMLVASSAEVSFEEVNIAALQHRGLTIEEWLSERGKEPFHPDHGPFIRFLLLEHASEHHSLLMTAHHIVADGWSIEQIWSEIGLAYSSITGKEPVALPAATTIASFNKWQQQMQQEHTAANNAFWKAAFEKDYPAIELPADKLSAAATGKPGDSFTLTIDPALRKQLQAFAQQEKLTLFHILLGAYNLLLHRLAGQDAFVIGIPSAGQAQMGENCLVGQCVSMLPYHSLYAPEIPLREYLLGIRTGLANIIQHQHCSFVSLLREANLVPPRITTEIDMNSVKNRFRFRDLEVAVTFPPVQFVKYDLSISLIEMDEQLLAGFYFNTALFNRSTVENWADCYTTLLADIVANPEKPAGELMINSEESEKVFDAWNNL is encoded by the coding sequence ATGAAAAAGGACGAGAAATTTGCGGAACTGAGTCCGCTCCAGAAAGCATACCTCCGTATGGAGGAATACAAAACCCGCCTGCAGCAGCTGGAAACCCAGGGCGCTAGACGTATGGACGTAGCCGTTATAGGTGTAGCATTGCGTTTTCCTCAGGCCGATACCCCTGCTGCTTATTGGAATAACCTGCTGGCAGGTCGCGATCATATCACTACCTTTCCTGCACAAAGAAGCGAAGACATCTCAGCATACATGCGCGCTGCCGGCAAACCCTTGCCAACCGGCTACCGCGAGGCAGCTTTCCTAAGCCGTATCGACGAATTCGACCATCGTTTTTTCAAATTCAAACATAAAGAGGCAGCGCTGATGCATCCTTTGCAACGCCTGCTACTGCAAACATCCTGGCAGGCCATGGAAGATGCCGGATACCTGAACACCCCGGCCACAGAGAACACCGGCATTTACCTGGGAGTATCCGGAGATATCACCTATGGCCAATACCTGGATATGATTGTCGCCAGCGACCAGCAGCGGCTCAGCTCCAATGCGCTCACCGGTAACAACAATGCGATCACTTCCAGCCGCATCTCTTATTTCCTGGATCTGAAAGGCCCTGCCATCACTATTGACACGGCCTGCTCTTCTTCACTGGTAGCTATTCACCAGGCTTGCCGCGCACTAATGAATGGCGACTGTGAAATGGCGCTTGCCGGTGGAGGCCGATTGTACCTTGTTCCTGAAGCAGGACAGTATGAAGTGGGCTTTGAATCGCCCACAGCCCGTACAAAAGCATTCGATGCCGCAGCAGATGGTGCCGGTGTGGGAGAGGGCGTAGCTGTGATCTTACTGAAGCCACTACATAAAGCAGTGGCTGATGGTGACCGTATACACGCTATTATCAAAGGCAGCGCCGTAAACCAGGATGGTACTTCCGCCGGCATTACAGCGCCTAACATGGCCGCACAGGAAGCCGTGCTGAAAAGCGCCTGGGAAGCTGCCAACGTTGATCCTGCCAGCATCACCTTTATTGAATCGCATGGTACCGGTACTGCACTTGGCGACCCTATTGAATTCCAGGCGCTCACAGATGCATTTGGCCAGCAGGCAGTAAAGAACAGCTGTGCCCTCGGCGCAGTGAAAAGCAACATAGGCCACCTGTTCGAAGCAGCTGGCGTGGCAGGCCTCGTGAAGTGTATACTTGCGCTGCAACATCAAACGATCCCCGCTGTCATCAACTATACATCTCCCAATCCTGAGATCAATCTCGCGGATTCTCCATTCTATATCAATACGGAAGCTATCAGCTGGAATCCACCCGCCAGTGTCGGCGTTCGTCGTTGTGGTGTCAGTTCATTTGGCATCAGCGGCACTAATGCCCACGTGGTGCTGGAAGAATATGTGCCAACGCCGGTAGCCGCTACCAATGGTAAAGTAAAGGAAAGTGCTTACCTGTTTACATTGTCCGCCGACAGTAGCGAAGACCTGCAGGTGCTCGCGAATACATATGTATCCTGGTTGGCCGACAAATCAGCCGCCGACCTGGAAAACATCTGCTTCGCTACCAACACTGCCCGTGGTCATTATTCCTGGCGCATTGCTTTTGTGACCGACAGTATCACTCACCTAACAGATTCGCTGAAGAAAGCTGCCAGCCTGAAAATGCAGGCCGCCCGCAGGTTCCGTGTAGAACCCGGTGTAAGCAGCCTGAAAGAACTGGCGGAACTTTACCTGGAAGGAGGCATCATAGACTGGGATGCTTTATATAAGAACACGCATGCTGTTAAAATTGCGCTGCCGCCCTATCCATTAAATGCAGTTCGTTGCTGGCCTGTTTTTACAAAGGTGGCAGCGGTGAATTCCGCAGCGCCGGCAGCGGCCCAGATAACGGTATCGTACACACGCGATCAGGTGTATGCAGCACTGCGCACCATGATTGCGAAGGATACTGATCTGAAGCCTGAAGATATTGGTGAAGATGCCGATTTCATGCACCTGGGGCTGGACTCGCTCATCATCATGCAATTGATTCAGGGTATCCGCAAAGAGTGGAAGCTGCAGCTGGAAATGGCCCAGTTCTACGAAAAGCTGAACACCTTACGTTCGCTTACAGATTACCTGCTCGAAAATATCAGTGGTGTAGCAGCCTCCGTGGCAGCGCCTGCGGCCACGGTTGCAGTACCTGCCGCACAGGCTGGCGCCGCGCCCACACAAATTAATTATTACGTTCCCTATAAAGAGGTTCAGAAGAAATCCGATCATAACCTATCACCACAACAACTGCAACATCTGCAGCAGCTGTCCGCCCGCATCAACAAACGTACGGCAAAGTCGAAAGACTCCACGCAAGCCTATCGCCAGGTACTGGCCAACAACAGAAATGTGGCAGGCTTCCGCCCTGAACTGAAGGAGATCACCTACCAGATCATTGCCGAAAGCGGCAGTGGTGCCAATATCGTGGATGTAGATGGGAACCGCTACGTGGACCTCACCATGGGATTTGGCGTAAACCTGCTGGGATACAATCCTGAGTTCATTCATTCCACCTTGCTGGCTGAAATGAAAAATGGCTTTCCGGTAGGTCCGATGGTGGACACCGCTGGTAAAGTGGCTACACTGATTACGGAAATGACGGGCGTAGAAAGAGTGGCGTTTTACAACTCCGGGTCAGAGGCCGTCATGGTGGCGCTGCGACTGGCAAGAGCCACCACCGGAAGAAGCAGGGTAGTATTCTTTAAAGGTTCCTACCATGGCACCTTTGATGGTGTGCTGGCCCTGGCCAATGCACTGGATCCTGCTACTTCCATTCCACTGGCGCCGGGTATTGCGGAGAACTACGTGAGTAATGTAACCGTGCTGGATTACGGCACACCGGCGTCTCTGGAGTTTATCAGGGCACATGCACATGAACTGGCGGCAGTATTGGTAGAGCCGGTACAGAGCCGCAAGCCGGACATTCAGCCACGTGATTTTCTGCATGCAGTAAGAGAAATTACCGCTGCAGCAGGTGCTGCTATGATCATAGATGAAGTGATCACCGGCTTCCGTATCCACCAGGGCGGTGCCCAGGCATGGTTCGGTGTGAAAGCTGACCTGGTTACCTATGGTAAAATTGTAGGTGGTGGTATGCCAATAGGTGTTGTAGGAGGCACGTCCAGATTCATGGATGCAGTAGACGGTGGTATGTGGAAGTTCGGAGATGCTTCTTTCCCTGATAAAACCACCACTTTCGTAGCAGGTACCTTCAACCAGCATCCGCTGACAATGCGCGCTGCGCTAAGTATCCTCACTTACCTGAAACAGGAGGGACCGCAGCTGCAGGAAAAGCTCAATGCCCGCACTGCGCAATTGGCGAACCGTTTAAACGAATACCTGACAGGAAAACGTATACCGGTGTCCGTAGTACACTTTGGTTCACTCTTCCGCTTCGTGCTGAAAGGTAACTGGGAACTGTTCTTTCAGCACCTGCTGGCAAATGGCGTATATGTGTGGGAAGGCAGGAACTGTTTCCTCTCTACTGCACATACGGATGAACATATAGAATACATCTACAAGGCCGTTATCCGCAGTTTGACTGAAATGATAGAAGGAGGTTGGGTAAGTGTTGAGCAGCCTGCTGCGGCCACCCAGCTGGTTCCGTTTACAGAAGAGCAGGAACAGCTGTATGCCCTGTCAGCAGCTGATCTGCAGGCATCCAGTGCATTCAACGAAAACCAGGTAGCAGATCTGCGTGGCCCGCTGAATAAAAAAGCGCTGCGTGAAGCGATTAATATTGTTGTAAACAGGCACCAGGCCCTGAGAACGATTAGTCTCAGCGAAAAAGGCATGCTGGTAGCCTCTTCAGCAGAAGTTTCCTTTGAAGAAGTGAACATAGCAGCGTTACAGCACAGAGGTCTTACAATTGAAGAGTGGCTCAGCGAACGAGGTAAGGAACCTTTCCACCCGGATCATGGTCCATTCATCCGTTTCCTGCTGCTGGAACATGCTTCCGAACATCATTCCCTCCTGATGACAGCCCACCACATTGTGGCTGATGGCTGGTCTATTGAACAGATCTGGAGCGAAATAGGACTGGCTTATTCCTCCATTACCGGTAAAGAGCCGGTGGCATTACCTGCAGCAACCACCATTGCCTCTTTCAATAAATGGCAGCAGCAGATGCAGCAGGAGCACACAGCAGCAAACAACGCCTTCTGGAAGGCAGCTTTTGAAAAAGACTATCCCGCCATTGAATTGCCGGCAGATAAGCTCAGTGCTGCTGCCACAGGTAAACCCGGAGATAGCTTCACGCTTACAATTGACCCGGCACTACGCAAACAGCTCCAGGCATTTGCACAACAGGAAAAATTAACCCTGTTCCATATTCTGCTCGGTGCATACAACCTGCTCTTGCATCGCCTGGCAGGCCAGGACGCCTTCGTTATCGGAATCCCTTCTGCCGGTCAGGCACAGATGGGAGAGAACTGCCTCGTTGGGCAATGTGTGAGCATGCTGCCTTACCACAGCCTGTATGCGCCCGAAATACCACTGCGTGAGTACCTGCTGGGAATACGTACCGGTTTGGCCAACATCATCCAACATCAGCACTGCTCTTTCGTTTCCCTGCTCCGGGAGGCCAACCTGGTACCACCACGGATCACCACAGAAATAGATATGAACAGCGTGAAAAACCGGTTCCGCTTCCGCGACCTGGAAGTGGCGGTCACCTTCCCACCGGTTCAATTTGTAAAATATGATCTGAGCATTAGCCTGATAGAAATGGATGAACAGCTTCTGGCCGGCTTCTACTTCAACACTGCCCTTTTTAACCGGAGTACAGTAGAGAACTGGGCTGACTGCTATACTACGCTGCTGGCGGATATAGTAGCCAACCCTGAAAAACCTGCAGGTGAACTGATGATCAATAGTGAGGAAAGCGAAAAGGTATTCGACGCGTGGAACAACTTATAA
- a CDS encoding AMP-binding protein, producing MESSLHTLTCIPLTDMLLRLQDENEKGITFIKSGDQEIFVAYPQLIKKAKHCLYYLQTVAGMQSGDELIIQEEDNELLLTAFWACLLGGIIPVPVSTGTKNEHKLKLLKIWDTLKHPHLFAAEDHVQRLTSYIQEEAPETSITQLLEHTIYSGTDFSSFPDTSVLHAPALDDLAFIQYSSGSTGAPKGVMLTHRNLFYNTIDLAEKMQLTPADIKLSWMPLSHDMGMIAFHLTAVQAGCTQYLMPTPLFIRRPLLWMESVNRHKATILYSPNFGYEYFMEAMDNKSAGSWDLSSVRMIINGAEPISAEVCRRFATKLKPMGLSPLAIAPGYGMAEASVCVTLSAADAPVNEHFFQRDSLRISDVVIEEENTSPQTVGFVECGTPARHCKVRVCGDKDEILAPGTVGHIHISGLNVTAGYYRNEEATKALLTNDGWVRTGDLGLIHPNGQLIITGRHKNMIILQGNNYYHHDIERLLFGIPGIAAGKVVACGIPGDSNERERLVIFVLFKGTPAAFADTEEAVVATLSDVIGIVPDVVIPVREIPKTTSGKIQHFEMLQRFRRNEFAEVLSALKSLSAKRFLDQWQQEQPTVRLHKIESWLQETVASLLKISATDVDLIQPLVDQGMKSLHGVQLRNLLERRLNIDLAIGVLYKYPSIDKLAGFIYKKLFPTATSTHTEVTPPQANNGLLEKVAALSDEQIALLLNENPL from the coding sequence ATGGAGAGTTCTTTACACACCCTTACCTGCATACCGCTGACTGATATGCTGCTCCGGCTGCAGGATGAAAATGAAAAAGGAATCACCTTTATTAAAAGCGGGGACCAGGAAATATTCGTTGCATATCCGCAACTTATTAAAAAAGCGAAACATTGCCTGTATTACCTGCAAACTGTTGCTGGTATGCAATCCGGCGATGAACTCATTATCCAGGAAGAAGATAATGAACTACTGCTCACAGCCTTCTGGGCCTGCCTCCTCGGAGGCATCATCCCAGTTCCCGTATCTACCGGAACAAAGAATGAACATAAACTGAAACTGCTGAAGATATGGGATACCCTAAAGCATCCCCACCTGTTTGCAGCAGAAGATCATGTACAACGCCTCACCAGCTATATACAGGAGGAAGCCCCGGAAACGTCCATAACGCAGCTGCTCGAGCATACAATTTATTCAGGTACAGACTTCAGCAGCTTCCCCGATACCTCGGTTCTACATGCTCCTGCACTGGACGACCTTGCATTCATTCAATATTCCTCCGGCTCCACCGGTGCCCCCAAGGGCGTGATGCTCACACATCGCAACCTTTTCTATAATACAATTGATCTCGCCGAAAAAATGCAGCTGACGCCAGCAGATATAAAACTCAGCTGGATGCCGCTGTCGCACGATATGGGCATGATCGCTTTCCACCTCACCGCTGTACAAGCCGGATGCACTCAGTATCTTATGCCTACACCACTGTTCATCAGAAGGCCGCTGCTGTGGATGGAATCAGTCAACCGCCATAAAGCCACCATCCTGTATTCGCCCAACTTCGGATACGAATACTTCATGGAAGCCATGGATAACAAATCTGCAGGCAGTTGGGACCTCTCCTCTGTACGGATGATTATCAACGGCGCAGAACCTATCTCTGCAGAAGTATGTCGCCGCTTCGCCACCAAACTAAAGCCCATGGGATTGTCACCATTGGCTATAGCCCCCGGGTACGGTATGGCAGAGGCTTCCGTGTGCGTAACCTTAAGCGCCGCAGACGCACCTGTAAATGAACACTTCTTTCAGCGCGACAGTCTTCGTATTTCCGATGTAGTAATAGAAGAAGAAAATACCTCCCCGCAGACAGTGGGTTTTGTAGAGTGCGGAACGCCCGCCAGGCATTGCAAAGTAAGGGTTTGCGGAGATAAAGATGAGATACTGGCACCCGGTACGGTAGGGCATATCCATATCAGTGGCCTGAATGTTACAGCAGGATATTACCGCAATGAAGAGGCGACCAAAGCACTGTTGACGAACGACGGCTGGGTGCGCACCGGCGACCTCGGACTGATTCATCCCAACGGCCAGCTGATTATCACCGGTCGACATAAGAACATGATCATCCTGCAGGGTAATAATTATTATCATCACGATATAGAAAGACTGCTGTTCGGTATTCCCGGTATAGCCGCCGGAAAAGTAGTAGCATGCGGTATTCCCGGCGATAGCAATGAGCGGGAGCGGCTGGTGATTTTCGTGTTGTTTAAAGGCACACCTGCTGCCTTTGCTGATACCGAAGAAGCAGTGGTGGCCACCCTCAGTGATGTGATCGGAATCGTTCCCGATGTGGTGATACCAGTAAGGGAAATTCCCAAAACCACCAGCGGCAAAATCCAACATTTCGAAATGCTGCAGCGCTTCCGCCGCAATGAATTTGCTGAGGTACTGAGTGCCCTGAAGTCCTTATCTGCCAAGCGTTTCCTCGATCAGTGGCAGCAGGAGCAACCCACTGTACGGTTACACAAAATCGAAAGCTGGCTGCAGGAAACAGTAGCCTCCCTGCTTAAAATTTCAGCCACAGATGTGGACCTGATCCAACCATTGGTAGATCAGGGCATGAAATCGCTCCACGGCGTACAGCTGAGAAATCTGCTGGAACGCAGGTTGAATATCGACCTCGCCATCGGCGTATTATATAAATACCCCTCTATCGATAAACTGGCCGGCTTTATCTATAAAAAGTTATTTCCAACTGCCACCAGCACTCATACAGAAGTGACCCCACCACAAGCCAACAATGGGCTGCTGGAGAAAGTAGCCGCATTGTCCGATGAACAAATAGCATTACTCCTTAATGAAAATCCATTATGA
- a CDS encoding glycosyltransferase family 2 protein — MKNELVSVVMPCYNMERYISLAIGSILSQSYQDLELIIINDGSSDNTGNIVCAYDDSRIKYVSLPANKGNYPARNVGMRMATGKYIAVMDADDISENDRLMTEVRYLDRHSKIGCIGTQGTRIDENNAKTGWINYPCVTSAEMAVYFLINNYSIHPSLMFRRSAMLKHSLFYNETYRYSADFALVNSRISRFPVLNIAERPLQYRVHASQISSAKYREQVKYADMIRLAQLERLKIRLTPVEQKVYLELLKGNATSFSGKEVACCVAVCRRIVEHNDNFGIYNTRLLRKLFNEHVLSLL; from the coding sequence ATGAAAAACGAGCTAGTATCCGTGGTGATGCCATGCTATAACATGGAGCGTTATATCTCCCTGGCGATAGGCAGTATCCTGTCGCAGTCCTATCAAGATCTGGAACTGATCATCATCAACGATGGATCTTCGGACAATACCGGGAATATTGTCTGCGCGTACGATGACTCACGGATAAAATATGTGTCATTACCCGCCAATAAGGGGAACTATCCCGCCAGAAATGTAGGAATGCGTATGGCCACTGGAAAATACATAGCAGTAATGGATGCGGACGATATTTCCGAGAACGATCGACTAATGACGGAGGTGCGGTATCTTGACCGTCATTCGAAGATTGGGTGTATTGGCACCCAAGGTACCCGTATAGACGAAAATAATGCAAAAACCGGATGGATCAATTACCCCTGCGTTACCAGTGCTGAAATGGCGGTTTATTTTCTTATAAACAATTACTCAATTCATCCGTCCCTGATGTTCCGCAGAAGTGCCATGTTGAAACATAGCCTTTTCTATAATGAGACCTACAGGTATTCGGCTGATTTTGCGCTAGTTAATAGTCGTATCAGCCGGTTCCCGGTTTTGAATATTGCTGAAAGGCCGCTACAGTACCGGGTACATGCAAGCCAGATATCATCTGCCAAATACAGGGAACAGGTAAAATATGCAGATATGATCAGGTTAGCCCAGCTGGAAAGGTTGAAAATCCGGTTGACGCCTGTAGAACAGAAGGTGTATCTGGAATTACTCAAAGGGAATGCTACTTCCTTTTCCGGAAAGGAAGTGGCCTGCTGCGTGGCAGTTTGCAGACGCATCGTGGAACATAATGACAACTTCGGCATATATAACACGAGGCTGCTCCGGAAGCTGTTTAATGAGCATGTGCTTAGTTTATTGTAA
- a CDS encoding LytTR family transcriptional regulator DNA-binding domain-containing protein, with protein MYTEKEKILTLQTFNELELIVAREKLCRIHKSFMVAVDKVEFIERGQVMIRERLLPVSETYRNVFYALLGFKDGKTAS; from the coding sequence GTGTATACGGAAAAGGAGAAGATACTTACCTTACAGACTTTCAATGAACTGGAATTAATTGTTGCCCGTGAAAAACTATGCAGAATACACAAGTCATTTATGGTAGCCGTCGATAAAGTAGAGTTCATTGAACGTGGCCAGGTCATGATCCGAGAAAGATTGTTGCCGGTCAGTGAAACATACCGGAATGTCTTTTATGCTCTTCTGGGATTTAAAGACGGTAAAACAGCGTCATAA
- a CDS encoding transposase translates to MIRYTPTKQLTLEGFSTPFSQQLSTTNRWVILAAKIPWDKLADVYYKKMRADFGAPTLSARMVIGAVIIKHILNIDDREVVAQITENIYLQYFVGLSSFQQEAPFDASLMVSIRKRLGIDVMSRLNEIILQEAGLIKANEEKTADTRSEDDQDGNGGESNNNGLNEITAVCIRKRRRYLPYRLSMNWN, encoded by the coding sequence ATGATACGTTACACTCCTACAAAACAGTTAACCTTAGAAGGATTTTCAACTCCTTTTTCGCAGCAATTATCCACTACTAACCGATGGGTTATACTAGCTGCAAAGATTCCGTGGGACAAACTGGCGGATGTGTATTATAAAAAAATGCGGGCAGATTTCGGTGCTCCAACATTGAGTGCCCGGATGGTAATAGGTGCAGTGATCATCAAACATATACTTAACATAGATGATCGGGAGGTGGTAGCGCAGATCACGGAAAATATATATCTGCAATATTTTGTAGGCTTAAGCAGTTTTCAACAGGAGGCTCCCTTTGATGCATCGTTGATGGTCAGTATTAGAAAACGGTTAGGCATAGATGTGATGTCCAGATTGAATGAGATTATTTTGCAGGAAGCCGGACTAATCAAAGCGAATGAAGAGAAAACAGCGGATACCCGCAGTGAGGATGATCAGGATGGGAATGGTGGAGAGAGTAATAACAATGGCTTGAATGAGATTACCGCTGTGTGTATACGGAAAAGGAGAAGATACTTACCTTACAGACTTTCAATGAACTGGAATTAA